From a single Stigmatopora nigra isolate UIUO_SnigA chromosome 21, RoL_Snig_1.1, whole genome shotgun sequence genomic region:
- the LOC144214668 gene encoding protein argonaute-3-like, protein MESGTTEEASAQAIFSLPQRPGYGTVGKPIKLLANCFQVDIPKIDVYLYEVDIKPDKCPRRVNREVVDSMVKHFKVTIFGDHLPVYDGKRSLYTANPLPVATSGVDLDVTLPGEGGKDRPFKVTVRFVSSVSWHLLHDVLMGLATDQPLDLEKPVSTNPVHAVDVVLRHLPSMKYTPVGRSFFSSPEGYDHPLGGGREVWFGFHQSVRPAMWKMMLNIDVSATAFYKAQPVIQFMCEVLDIHNIDEQPRPLTDSHRVKFTKEIKGLKVEVTHCGTMRRKYRVCNVTRRPASLQTFPLQLENGQTIERTVAQYFREKYNLHLKYPHLPCLQVGQEQKHTYLPLEVCNIVAGQRCIKKLTDNQTSTMIKATARSAPDRQEEISRLVRSANYSADPFVHEFQFHIRDEMAQVTGRVLPAPMLQYGGRVSSEPYMNRTVATPSHGVWDMRGKQFHTGVEIKIWAIACFATQRQCREENLKSFTDQLRKISKDAGMPILGQPCFCKYAQGADSVEPMFRHLKNTYLGLQLIIVILPGKTPVYAEVKRVGDTLLGMATQCVQVKNVVKTSPQTLSNLCLKINVKLGGINNILVPHQRPSVFQQPIIFLGADVTHPPAGDGKKPSIAAVVGSMDAHPSRYCATVRVQRPRQEVIQDLASMVRELLIQFYKSTRYKPTRIIFYRDGVSEGQFRQVLYYELLAIREACISLEKEYQPGITYIVVQKRHHTRLFCADRNERVGRSGNIPAGTTVDTDITHPHEFDFYLCSHAGIQGTSRPSHYHVLWDDNCFTADEFQLLTYQLCHTYVRCTRSVSIPAPAYYAHLVAFRARYHLVDKEHDSAEGSHISGQSNGRDPMALAKAVQIHHDTLTTMYFA, encoded by the exons ATGGAAAGCGGAACAACAG AAGAAGCTAGTGCCCAAGCCATTTTCTCGTTGCCGCAGCGACCCGGCTATGGCACCGTCGGAAAACCCATCAAGCTTCTGGCAAACTGCTTCCAGGTTGACATACCCAAGATCGACGTCTACCTCTACGAGGTTGACATTAAACCCGACAAATGTCCTCGCAGAGTCAACAG AGAAGTGGTGGACTCCATGGTCAAACATTTCAAGGTGACCATCTTTGGTGACCACCTTCCCGTGTACGATGGGAAGAGAAGCCTCTACACAGCTAATCCACTTCCTGTCGCAACTAGTGGG GTGGATTTGGACGTCACCCTCCCGGGCGAGGGCGGTAAAGACCGCCCCTTCAAGGTCACCGTGAGGTTCGTATCATCGGTCAGCTGGCACCTGCTGCACGACGTCCTCATGGGACTTGCCACGGACCAACCGTTGGACCTGGAGAAACCCGTCAGCACCAACCCGGTTCATGCCGTGGATGTGGTTCTTCGTCACTTACCCTCCATGAA gTACACCCCCGTCGGACGTTCCTTCTTCTCCTCCCCGGAAGGTTACGACCACCCGCTGGGCGGGGGGCGAGAGGTCTGGTTTGGCTTCCATCAGTCTGTACGACCAGCTATGTGGAAGATGATGCTTAATATTGACG TGTCCGCCACAGCATTTTATAAAGCCCAACCGGTCATTCAGTTCATGTGCGAGGTTCTGGACATTCACAACATTGACGAGCAGCCACGCCCACTCACTGATTCGCACAGGGTTAAATTTACCAAAGAAATTAAAG GTCTAAAAGTGGAGGTGACGCACTGCGGAACCATGCGAAGAAAGTATCGAGTTTGCAATGTGACACGACGCCCCGCAAGCCTTCAAAC TTTTCCTTTGCAACTGGAGAACGGACAGACTATTGAACGTACAGTGGCGCAATACTTCCGGGAGAAGTACAACTTACATCTTAAGTATCCCCACCTGCCTTGTCTACAAGTAGGgcaagaacaaaaacacaccTACCTGCCACTTGAG gtATGCAACATTGTTGCTGGTCAACGCTGTATCAAAAAACTAACCGATAACCAAACATCCACCATGATAAAAGCAACAGCCCGTTCTGCTCCAGACCGACAAGAAGAAATAAGCAGACTG GTGCGCAGCGCCAATTACAGCGCCGACCCATTTGTCCACGAGTTCCAGTTCCACATCCGCGATGAGATGGCTCAGGTCACCGGCCGCGTCCTGCCGGCCCCCATGCTGCAATATGGCGGCAGGGTGAGCTCTGAACCCTACATG AACCGCACGGTGGCCACGCCCAGTCATGGGGTGTGGGACATGAGGGGTAAGCAGTTCCATACAGGAGTGGAGATCAAGATATGGGCTATTGCCTGTTTCGCCACCCAGAGGCAGTGTCGGGAAGAGAATCTGAA GAGCTTTACCGATCAACTTCGGAAAATCTCCAAAGATGCTGGCATGCCAATACTGGGTCAGCCGTGTTTCTGTAAATACGCTCAAGGTGCCGACAGTGTTGAGCCCATGTTCCGACATTTGAAGAACACGTACTTGGGCCTGCAGCTTATCATTGTAATCCTCCCTGGGAAAACACCCGTCTATG CTGAAGTGAAACGGGTTGGCGACACCCTTCTCGGCATGGCCACTCAGTGTGTCCAGGTAAAGAACGTAGTCAAGACCTCACCTCAAACGCTGTCCAATCTCTGCCTAAAAATCAACGTCAAACTCGGAGGCATCAACAACATCTTGGTCCCTCACCAACG CCCATCCGTTTTCCAGCAGCCTATCATCTTCCTTGGAGCTGATGTCACTCACCCTCCGGCGGGAGATGGGAAAAAGCCGTCAATCGCGGCG GTTGTGGGCAGCATGGACGCTCATCCCAGCCGATACTGCGCTACCGTTCGAGTCCAGAGGCCCAGACAAGAAGTCATCCAAGACTTGGCCTCTATGGTGCGAGAACTCCTGATCCAGTTCTACAAATCGACACGCTATAAGCCAACGAGAATCATATTCTACAGAGACGGCGTGTCCGAAGGACAGTTCAGACAA GTGTTGTACTACGAACTATTGGCAATCAGAGAGGCATGCATCAGCTTGGAGAAGGAATACCAGCCGGGAATTACGTACATTGTTGTGCAAAAACGTCATCACACGCGGCTCTTCTGCGCCGATCGCAACGAACGGGTGGGAAGAAGTGGAAACATTCCCGCGGGAACCACGGTGGATACTGATATCACCCACCCTCATGAGTTTGACTTTTACCTCTGCAGTCATGCTGGAATACAG GGCACAAGCCGTCCGTCTCACTACCACGTATTATGGGACGACAATTGTTTCACTGCCGACGAGTTCCAGCTCCTCACCTATCAGCTATGCCACACTTATGTGCGCTGTACCCGTTCCGTCTCCATCCCCGCGCCCGCCTACTACGCTCACCTGGTGGCCTTCCGTGCACGCTATCACTTGGTGGACAAAGAACACGACAG CGCGGAGGGCAGCCACATCTCAGGACAGAGTAACGGCAGGGATCCCATGGCGTTAGCCAAGGCCGTCCAGATCCACCATGACACGCTGACGACCATGTACTTTGCCTGA
- the LOC144215239 gene encoding sodium/hydrogen exchanger 3-like isoform X1 produces the protein MWRLSLLFCVVLIVTQVWSFPNVTRSEHDGDEVTSSPIGVEEPGHGEEEGHGDGHGGKPLTTLPIVSWHWSHVSVPYLVALWVLVSWICKIIIEANHHVTNIIPESALLICFGFILGGMIWGADKVQTFKLTPTVFFFYLLPQVILDAGYFMPNKLFFGNLGTILVYAIIGTCWNAASVGLSLWGCHKGGAMGDLDIGLLQYLLFGSLIAAVDPVAVLAVFEQVHVNEVLFILVFGESLLNDGVTVVLFNVFDSFVSLKGTQIDAVEIIKGIISFFVVAFGGSLLGMVFGLLLSLLTRCTKNIQIIEAGFIFVLGYLSYLTAEMLSLSAILAIVFCGVSCQKYINANMDEKSVTTVRYAMKVLANGSETIIFVFLGISAVDKELWVWNTGFILLTLLFIFIYRFIGVFFLTWVMNKYRLVPLEFIDQIIMSYGGLRGAVAYGLAVMLDQSKITEKNLMVSTTLIVVYFTVILQGITMKPLVTWLKVKRAAVCDVALIEKVQSKVFDHMLVAIEDISGQIGHNYMRDKWSHFEEKYMSKIFMKPSARKNRDYVFKIFHRLNLKDAMSYVTEGERRGSLEFIRNESAFVDFKKKYERKFSEAMPDIMAEMAGEISTTSSMGRDPVPSVSLEMHEQSIKGVREAEDISSHHLLQQHLYKGRKQHRHRYRRSHFEINRENEVQEIFQRTMRSRLESFKSAKMGVAPPKTITKHPKKDQQQKTSFGKSSEKIKNSHSGDEDFEFSEADSASGNEASRDSLAMRLNYTVGAGIENPAFMPELDLTAPMQIPPWLEEIELDSATVAPSQRAQVRLPWTPSNLRRLAPLRISTRSTDSFMQADEPVSEEPDKDSKQESRP, from the exons ATGTGGCGGTTATCACTTTTATTTTGCGTGGTTTTGATTGTTACCCAAGTTTGGAGCTTCCCCAACGTGACCCGATCTGAACATGATGGTGATGAAGTGACCTCAAGTCCGATTGGTGTGGAGGAACCCGGCCATGGTGAGGAGGAAGGTCACGGTGATGGTCATGGAGGCAAACCTCTTACCACGTTGCCCATCGTGTCTTGGCATTGGAGCCATGTTTCCGTTCCGTACTTGGTGGCGCTCTGGGTTTTGGTCTCCTGGATCTGCAAAATCA TCATCGAAGCCAATCATCACGTCACAAATATCATCCCAGAAAGCGCCCTCCTCATCTGTTTCGGCTTCATCCTGGGTGGCATGATTTGGGGTGCCGACAAGGTGCAGACCTTTAAGTTGACCCCGACTGTTTTCTTCTTCTACCTGTTGCCTCAAGTCATCTTAGATGCGGGTTACTTCATGCCCAATAAGTTGTTCTTTGGCAACCTGGGGACCATTCTGGTCTATGCTATCATCGGGACTTGTTGGAACGCTGCTAGCGTGGGGCTATCGCTTTGGGGGTGCCATAAGGGGGGAGCCATGG GTGATTTAGACATCGGGCTACTGCAATATCTGTTGTTCGGGAGTCTGATTGCGGCGGTGGATCCGGTAGCGGTTCTGGCCGTCTTTGAGCAGGTTCACGTCAATGAGGTGCTCTTCATTCTAGTGTTTGGAGAGTCGCTGCTAAACGATGGTGTGACTGTG gTCCTCTTCAATGTTTTCGATTCATTTGTCTCCCTTAAAGGAACCCAAATCGATGCAGTGGAGATAATCAAGGGAATaa TTTCCTTCTTCGTGGTTGCTTTTGGCGGATCCCTACTGGGCATGGTCTTTGGTTTGCTTCTCTCTCTTCTAACCAGATGCACTAAGAACATTCAAATAATTGAGGCCGGCTTCATTTTCGTGTTGGGGTATCTCTCCTACCTCACTGCTGAGATGCTATCGCTCTCTGCTATCCTAGC AATTGTCTTTTGCGGAGTCAGCTGCCAAAAGTACATCAACGCAAACATGGACGAAAAGTCCGTCACGACAGTCCGATACGCCATGAAGGTGCTAGCTAACGGATCGGAAACTATCATATTTGTTTTCCTGGGGATCTCCGCGGTCGATAAGGAGCTGTGGGTGTGGAATACAGGTTTTATTCTTCTCACGCTGCTCTTCATTTTTATCTATCGTTTTATtg GTGTCTTTTTCCTAACGTGGGTCATGAACAAGTACCGATTGGTCCCATTGGAGTTTATCGATCAGATTATAATGAGTTACGGCGGACTACGAGGAGCGGTCGCTTATGGACTGGCGGTCATGCTGGATCAAAGCAAGATTACGGAGAAGAATTTGATGGTTTCCACAACTTTGATTGTAGTATATTTCACTGTCATTCTTCAG ggtATAACGATGAAACCGCTTGTCACTTGGCTCAAAGTGAAGAGAGCGGCAGTTTGCGATGTGGCGCTTATCGAAAAAGTGCAGAGCAAG GTTTTTGATCACATGCTTGTTGCCATCGAAGATATATCCGGGCAAATTGGGCACAACTACATGCGAGACAA GTGGAGTCATTTTGAGGAGAAATACATGTCGAAAATCTTTATGAAACCATCCGCCAGGAAAAATCGCGACTACGTCTTCAAAATTTTCCATCGTCTGAACCTGAAGGATGCTATGAGCTACGTGACTGAA ggtgaacgcAGAGGATCCTTAGAGTTTATCCGCAACGAATCGGCATTTGTCGACTTTAAGAAGAAATACGAGAGAAAATTCTCCGAGGCTATGCCGGACATCATGGCCGAAATGGCAGGTGAAATAAGCACTACGTCCTCCATGGG AAGAGATCCCGTTCCATCCGTTAGCTTGGAGATGCACGAGCAGTCTATAAAAGGCGTAAGAGAAGCAGAAGACATAAGTAGCCACCACTTGTTGCAGCAACACTTGTACAAAGGCAGGAAACAG CACCGGCATAGGTACAGGCGCAGCCATTTTGAGATTAACAGAGAAAATGAGGTACAAGAGATCTTCCAGAGGACCATGAGAAGCCGCTTGGAGTCCTTCAAGTCAGCCAAAATGGGAGTTGCACCACCAAAGACCATAACTAAGCACCCAAAAAAAGATCAGCAACAAAAG ACATCTTTTGGAAAGTCAtctgaaaaaattaaaaactcccATTCTGGCGATGAAG ATTTCGAGTTCTCCGAAGCAGACAGCGCATCTGGTAATGAAGCCTCAAGAGATTCGCTAGCTATGCGGCTAAACTACACCGTAGGAG CCGGGATTGAGAATCCAGCCTTTATGCCGGAACTGGATTTGACGGCACCAATGCAAATCCCGCCTTGGTTAGAAGAAATCGAGCTAGATAGCGCCACGGTGGCCCCATCGCAACGTGCCCAAGTCCGACTTCCGTGGACGCCCAGCAACTTGCGGCGCCTAGCGCCGTTACGTATTAGCACACGCTCTACGGACTCCTTCATGCAAGCCGACGAGCCAGTTTCAGAAGAACCAGACAAAGACTCCAAGCAGGAATCAAGACCgtaa
- the olah gene encoding S-acyl fatty acid synthase thioesterase, medium chain isoform X2: protein MSGGGSLHYARWGTVFNSPIEVFAVKLPGRESRTKEPFFESMQQIVDEVLYVLLPLLREKPFALFGHSFGAYTSYAVAEALKKLHNIEPLHIFLSGASAPYSETRLQAPKRSDLKDDDFLKWLISIGGTPPELLANAEVLKLILPPLKADLHLVENYKCNKPVIPFLTCPISCFDGKDDIPHDLKAWKEITTGDFNIRMLNGSHFYLKDPENEGIILDYITKHIETSEMDYL, encoded by the exons ATGTCCG GTGGAGGCTCCCTTCATTATGCACGATGGGGGACCGTCTTTAATAGTCCCATAGAAG TGTTTGCTGTCAAACTACCAGGACGAGAAAGTAGAACCAAAGAACCTTTCTTTGAGAGCATGCAGCAGATTGTGGATGAAGTTCTTTATGTGTTACTACCACTTCTCAGAGAGAAGCCATTTGCTCTCTTTGGCCACAG tttTGGTGCCTACACAAGCTATGCTGTTGCAGAAGCCTTGAAGAAACTCCACAACATTGAACCACTTCACATTTTCCTTTCTGGTGCATCTGCCCCATAC TCAGAAACTCGCCTCCAAGCTCCAAAGAGAAGTGATTTAAAGGACGACGATTTTCTCAAGTGGCTGATTTCGATTGGAGGAACGCCGCCAGAATTACTAGCGAACGCCGAAGTACTGAAACTCATCCTTCCCCCGCTTAAGGCTGACCTCCATCTTGTTGAGAATTACAA GTGTAACAAGCCAGTAATTCCATTCCTCACATGTCCTATTTCATGTTTTGATGGGAAGGATGATATTCCTCATGATTTGAAAG CATGGAAAGAAATAACAACAGGAGATTTCAACATCAGGATGCTGAATGGCTCACATTTCTACCTTAAGGATCCTGAAAATGAAGGTATAATCTTAGATTATATTACTAAACATATTGAAACATCAGAAATGGACTATTTgtga
- the olah gene encoding S-acyl fatty acid synthase thioesterase, medium chain isoform X1 — translation MEKLINCFKKRPDAVARLICFPWAGGGSLHYARWGTVFNSPIEVFAVKLPGRESRTKEPFFESMQQIVDEVLYVLLPLLREKPFALFGHSFGAYTSYAVAEALKKLHNIEPLHIFLSGASAPYSETRLQAPKRSDLKDDDFLKWLISIGGTPPELLANAEVLKLILPPLKADLHLVENYKCNKPVIPFLTCPISCFDGKDDIPHDLKAWKEITTGDFNIRMLNGSHFYLKDPENEGIILDYITKHIETSEMDYL, via the exons ATGGAAAAGTTGATAAACTGTTTCAAGAAACGGCCAGATGCTGTTGCTAGGCTAATCTGCTTCCCGTGGGCAGGTGGAGGCTCCCTTCATTATGCACGATGGGGGACCGTCTTTAATAGTCCCATAGAAG TGTTTGCTGTCAAACTACCAGGACGAGAAAGTAGAACCAAAGAACCTTTCTTTGAGAGCATGCAGCAGATTGTGGATGAAGTTCTTTATGTGTTACTACCACTTCTCAGAGAGAAGCCATTTGCTCTCTTTGGCCACAG tttTGGTGCCTACACAAGCTATGCTGTTGCAGAAGCCTTGAAGAAACTCCACAACATTGAACCACTTCACATTTTCCTTTCTGGTGCATCTGCCCCATAC TCAGAAACTCGCCTCCAAGCTCCAAAGAGAAGTGATTTAAAGGACGACGATTTTCTCAAGTGGCTGATTTCGATTGGAGGAACGCCGCCAGAATTACTAGCGAACGCCGAAGTACTGAAACTCATCCTTCCCCCGCTTAAGGCTGACCTCCATCTTGTTGAGAATTACAA GTGTAACAAGCCAGTAATTCCATTCCTCACATGTCCTATTTCATGTTTTGATGGGAAGGATGATATTCCTCATGATTTGAAAG CATGGAAAGAAATAACAACAGGAGATTTCAACATCAGGATGCTGAATGGCTCACATTTCTACCTTAAGGATCCTGAAAATGAAGGTATAATCTTAGATTATATTACTAAACATATTGAAACATCAGAAATGGACTATTTgtga
- the LOC144215239 gene encoding sodium/hydrogen exchanger 3-like isoform X2, with the protein MAKGHERIWLLASILLIFVIPGVTVDNGDPHEDHISTINGIPIVSFKWHHVETPYQIALWVLVAFLSKMVIEANHHVTNIIPESALLICFGFILGGMIWGADKVQTFKLTPTVFFFYLLPQVILDAGYFMPNKLFFGNLGTILVYAIIGTCWNAASVGLSLWGCHKGGAMGDLDIGLLQYLLFGSLIAAVDPVAVLAVFEQVHVNEVLFILVFGESLLNDGVTVVLFNVFDSFVSLKGTQIDAVEIIKGIISFFVVAFGGSLLGMVFGLLLSLLTRCTKNIQIIEAGFIFVLGYLSYLTAEMLSLSAILAIVFCGVSCQKYINANMDEKSVTTVRYAMKVLANGSETIIFVFLGISAVDKELWVWNTGFILLTLLFIFIYRFIGVFFLTWVMNKYRLVPLEFIDQIIMSYGGLRGAVAYGLAVMLDQSKITEKNLMVSTTLIVVYFTVILQGITMKPLVTWLKVKRAAVCDVALIEKVQSKVFDHMLVAIEDISGQIGHNYMRDKWSHFEEKYMSKIFMKPSARKNRDYVFKIFHRLNLKDAMSYVTEGERRGSLEFIRNESAFVDFKKKYERKFSEAMPDIMAEMAGEISTTSSMGRDPVPSVSLEMHEQSIKGVREAEDISSHHLLQQHLYKGRKQHRHRYRRSHFEINRENEVQEIFQRTMRSRLESFKSAKMGVAPPKTITKHPKKDQQQKTSFGKSSEKIKNSHSGDEDFEFSEADSASGNEASRDSLAMRLNYTVGAGIENPAFMPELDLTAPMQIPPWLEEIELDSATVAPSQRAQVRLPWTPSNLRRLAPLRISTRSTDSFMQADEPVSEEPDKDSKQESRP; encoded by the exons atggCAAAAGGACATGAGCGAATTTGGCTTTTAGCGTCAATCTTGCTGATTTTTGTCATTCCTGGGGTCACGGTGGATAACGGGGACCCTCACGAAGACCACATTTCCACCATCAACGGGATTCCCATCGTGTCTTTTAAGTGGCATCATGTGGAGACACCGTACCAAATTGCATTATGGGTCTTGGTTgcttttttatccaaaatgg TCATCGAAGCCAATCATCACGTCACAAATATCATCCCAGAAAGCGCCCTCCTCATCTGTTTCGGCTTCATCCTGGGTGGCATGATTTGGGGTGCCGACAAGGTGCAGACCTTTAAGTTGACCCCGACTGTTTTCTTCTTCTACCTGTTGCCTCAAGTCATCTTAGATGCGGGTTACTTCATGCCCAATAAGTTGTTCTTTGGCAACCTGGGGACCATTCTGGTCTATGCTATCATCGGGACTTGTTGGAACGCTGCTAGCGTGGGGCTATCGCTTTGGGGGTGCCATAAGGGGGGAGCCATGG GTGATTTAGACATCGGGCTACTGCAATATCTGTTGTTCGGGAGTCTGATTGCGGCGGTGGATCCGGTAGCGGTTCTGGCCGTCTTTGAGCAGGTTCACGTCAATGAGGTGCTCTTCATTCTAGTGTTTGGAGAGTCGCTGCTAAACGATGGTGTGACTGTG gTCCTCTTCAATGTTTTCGATTCATTTGTCTCCCTTAAAGGAACCCAAATCGATGCAGTGGAGATAATCAAGGGAATaa TTTCCTTCTTCGTGGTTGCTTTTGGCGGATCCCTACTGGGCATGGTCTTTGGTTTGCTTCTCTCTCTTCTAACCAGATGCACTAAGAACATTCAAATAATTGAGGCCGGCTTCATTTTCGTGTTGGGGTATCTCTCCTACCTCACTGCTGAGATGCTATCGCTCTCTGCTATCCTAGC AATTGTCTTTTGCGGAGTCAGCTGCCAAAAGTACATCAACGCAAACATGGACGAAAAGTCCGTCACGACAGTCCGATACGCCATGAAGGTGCTAGCTAACGGATCGGAAACTATCATATTTGTTTTCCTGGGGATCTCCGCGGTCGATAAGGAGCTGTGGGTGTGGAATACAGGTTTTATTCTTCTCACGCTGCTCTTCATTTTTATCTATCGTTTTATtg GTGTCTTTTTCCTAACGTGGGTCATGAACAAGTACCGATTGGTCCCATTGGAGTTTATCGATCAGATTATAATGAGTTACGGCGGACTACGAGGAGCGGTCGCTTATGGACTGGCGGTCATGCTGGATCAAAGCAAGATTACGGAGAAGAATTTGATGGTTTCCACAACTTTGATTGTAGTATATTTCACTGTCATTCTTCAG ggtATAACGATGAAACCGCTTGTCACTTGGCTCAAAGTGAAGAGAGCGGCAGTTTGCGATGTGGCGCTTATCGAAAAAGTGCAGAGCAAG GTTTTTGATCACATGCTTGTTGCCATCGAAGATATATCCGGGCAAATTGGGCACAACTACATGCGAGACAA GTGGAGTCATTTTGAGGAGAAATACATGTCGAAAATCTTTATGAAACCATCCGCCAGGAAAAATCGCGACTACGTCTTCAAAATTTTCCATCGTCTGAACCTGAAGGATGCTATGAGCTACGTGACTGAA ggtgaacgcAGAGGATCCTTAGAGTTTATCCGCAACGAATCGGCATTTGTCGACTTTAAGAAGAAATACGAGAGAAAATTCTCCGAGGCTATGCCGGACATCATGGCCGAAATGGCAGGTGAAATAAGCACTACGTCCTCCATGGG AAGAGATCCCGTTCCATCCGTTAGCTTGGAGATGCACGAGCAGTCTATAAAAGGCGTAAGAGAAGCAGAAGACATAAGTAGCCACCACTTGTTGCAGCAACACTTGTACAAAGGCAGGAAACAG CACCGGCATAGGTACAGGCGCAGCCATTTTGAGATTAACAGAGAAAATGAGGTACAAGAGATCTTCCAGAGGACCATGAGAAGCCGCTTGGAGTCCTTCAAGTCAGCCAAAATGGGAGTTGCACCACCAAAGACCATAACTAAGCACCCAAAAAAAGATCAGCAACAAAAG ACATCTTTTGGAAAGTCAtctgaaaaaattaaaaactcccATTCTGGCGATGAAG ATTTCGAGTTCTCCGAAGCAGACAGCGCATCTGGTAATGAAGCCTCAAGAGATTCGCTAGCTATGCGGCTAAACTACACCGTAGGAG CCGGGATTGAGAATCCAGCCTTTATGCCGGAACTGGATTTGACGGCACCAATGCAAATCCCGCCTTGGTTAGAAGAAATCGAGCTAGATAGCGCCACGGTGGCCCCATCGCAACGTGCCCAAGTCCGACTTCCGTGGACGCCCAGCAACTTGCGGCGCCTAGCGCCGTTACGTATTAGCACACGCTCTACGGACTCCTTCATGCAAGCCGACGAGCCAGTTTCAGAAGAACCAGACAAAGACTCCAAGCAGGAATCAAGACCgtaa